The Cellulomonas sp. P24 genome contains a region encoding:
- a CDS encoding PKD domain-containing protein, producing MSSQFCGLADASFDPTLVAGSGGVNCADFVVSCPDGEVLRQALFRRESPADPWVLAESPHCEKDLSGAVAVEFARLGLRSSVVGVQPSGGWSLVNLPTIVYADGAVQEYAATVLGTPVVIRATPLRYSWDFGEGLDPLVTTDPGRPYPDQTVSRPYGKPGTYTVTLTTTWSAQYRADGAVDWLPVAGTATTTTTAPPLTVYEARSHLVADPLR from the coding sequence TTGTCGAGTCAGTTCTGCGGTCTGGCCGACGCGAGCTTCGACCCGACGTTGGTAGCCGGATCGGGAGGGGTGAACTGCGCGGACTTCGTCGTCTCATGTCCCGACGGCGAGGTGTTGCGACAGGCCCTCTTCCGCCGGGAGTCGCCCGCTGATCCGTGGGTGCTCGCCGAGTCGCCGCACTGTGAGAAGGACCTGTCGGGTGCGGTGGCGGTGGAGTTCGCGCGGTTGGGGTTGCGGTCGTCGGTGGTGGGGGTTCAACCGTCGGGTGGGTGGTCGTTGGTGAACCTGCCGACGATCGTGTACGCCGACGGGGCGGTGCAGGAGTACGCGGCGACGGTGCTCGGGACACCGGTAGTCATCCGGGCCACACCGCTCAGGTACTCGTGGGACTTCGGCGAGGGTCTCGACCCGCTGGTGACCACCGATCCGGGGCGGCCCTACCCCGACCAGACGGTGTCACGCCCGTACGGAAAGCCGGGGACCTACACGGTCACCTTGACCACGACGTGGAGCGCGCAGTACCGCGCAGACGGTGCGGTCGACTGGCTGCCGGTCGCCGGCACCGCCACGACGACCACCACCGCACCCCCGTTGACGGTCTACGAAGCCCGCTCGCACCTCGTCGCCGATCCTCTGCGATGA